AATTAGCAAATAAAAAGTGAAGCGATTTGATGGTAAAAAGTGCAGATGTTTATAAAGATCTGTCTGTTAATGATAAGACGTTTTCAAACCTAGAATCAATGTTTGAATTCTCTAAAAAATTTACCGATGGTTTACAACTAAAATCTAATCCAACTGTTACTGGCCAACAAAACGATTTAAAAATCTTTATGATCGATTATGGTTCAACTATTTATCAAAAATATCTGTGAGCTAAATTAGGTAATTCTAAAGAATCTTGATTGTGAAATCTAAAATTAGACGGTAACCAATTCGATTTAGATTTCTCTAACATAAGAACACCTGAAAAACAAAAGATAATTGGTGACACTTACGATTTCTATAAGAACAATTACACATCATTAAACTTAAATGATAAACAACTATTAAAATCAATTTATTTTGCAACTAATAGAGGAAACGATTGAGCTGGATCAAATATTAGAGACTTTGATACAGCCTTTGGTATTGCTCCTCAAGTAGCATGAAACCGTACAGTTGTATCTCCTTATGTAATTAATAGATATAGAGATGATGCTAATAAACCTGTTACTCAACAAGACATTAATAACGCTCTAGCAAAATTCCCAGCTGAAAACGAAGTTTTATGAAAAACTCAAGTAACTAAGTTTGATCAAAATAATCTAAATAAAAACACATTCTGGATCGGGGGATCTTCTTTAATTGGGATCTCAACTTCTCAACGAAGAGACGAACAAACTAGAAAATTCCTAGAATGATTATTCAATAACGATACTAAGATCAATGTACCTGATTCTCCACTTTACAATCAATCAATAAATCAGATTTTAAATACGGTTTCTTCTTATGTTTTAACTTCTAAGCAAGCTTTATCTACACAAACAGAACAAACACTTAAAGATAACATTGCTAAAGAACAAGCTGAAGTTGATAAGATTAAAGACAAACCAACAGTAGAAAACTACAATAATAAAGACTGATCAACAATCTATTTAAACAAAGCATCTTTAGCTACACTACAAGACTGATTAACATTTAAATCAGAATTAACTAAAGATCGTACTAATAATTCAATTGTGTCTATTAACACAAATGATAAAGCTAATGGAATTCTATCTATTATAGATGGTGCGATTTCAGGAATTACTGCATCAGAACAACCATCTAATTTAACTAGAGAAAATCTACTTAAACAGATTAATGATGCTTTAGGTCCAAATAATTAATAGAGCAAAATAACACTTAAACATTTATCAAGTATTTCATAGGATTTTTACCTAAGAAATACTTGATATTTTATTTAGAAAAATAAGAGGAATTTACGGTAAAAATGGATAATTTTAGTAAATAAATTTGATATGAGAAAAGGCTAATTCTTTTTACAATCATGTTTATTAATAAGAATGAAAATTAAATGTACAGTTTCAACTCAATCGTATTTAAATCTATAGTAAAGACTTTTAGAAGACCATAAAAATTCAACAACAAAAGAACTATTAATATTGAGTTAAATGACTGTTTTAAATCAAAACACTATTTTTAAAAATTATCATTAATAATACTTGATGGAAAAGTTACTCAATAATAAATAACTAAGAATAGGAAGCATAAATGATAACAATTAAATACACCATTGAAAACGAAGGTAATTACACCTTAAAAAAGGCATATGATGGTGATGGTGGATATGATATTCAAATACCAAACGATTTAACTATTGAATCATTAGAAACCAAAATCATTGATACAGGAGTTATCTTTGAATTACCTCATAATATTCATGCTCAATTTATGGTGAGAAGTTCAGTAGCTAAAAAAGGAATTATTCTAGCTAACACGATAATTGATAGCAATTATCGTGGACATACATTCTTAATAATTACTAACGCTAGTAAAACTACTCAACACTTTAGTGCTGGAGATAGAATCGCAAGCGTAATGTTTATTGATACTAGAACTATAGATGCAAATATTAAACTAGATAAGGTGTTACCAGATGAAATAAACAAAATAACTTCTAGATCTGATAAAGCATTTGGGTCTAGCGGAAAATAAATAATTGATTTAAAAAAATATAAAGAAAAATCGGCAAAAATGCCGATTTTTTGTTTTTAATATGACTTTTATTGTTTCTAAACTATAACGGGTCTTTCAAATAAATTGGTTTAATATTTTCTAGTTCTGTTAATTCAAAATTGTTGATGTTATTGATTAAGTTTTCAAAAATATCTACGTTAGTGAAATTTTTGAAAAGGGAAAGATCATTATTCTTTTTGCATAAGTTTTCATATTCTTCATCATCTACGATTTTTATCGTTCCTACGTTGCCACGATAAATACTTACATATTGCTTATTTGATTTAGCATCAATACATGAAATTCCTTCTCCATAAGGAACTTGAATCTTAAGATTTGAAATCGTATAGACTTCTAATGATGGATCAACTGTCTTTCATGTTTTGGCTATATTTGTTCCAACTCTTACCCCACTAAATGAACCTGGTCCAAGTGTTACATAAAGTTTTCTAATCGATTTAGTTTTAATCTTATGTTCTGCTAAAAAATCTTCGATTTTACTAATTACAATATCAACTAAATTCTTATGGATTTCAATAGAAGTGTAATAATAGATCTCTTCTTTTTCACTATCAAAGATAGCAAGATTGATCTTATCTAAACAAGTGTCGATAAATAAAGAATATTTCTTTAACATACTAATTATCAAATAGTCCTTTTAGTTCTTGGTTTAGGTCAAGATGAACATCGAATAGTTTTTTCATAAAAACTTCATCAGGTTTTACTTCAAAGAATAACGGTACGTTAGTTGTTGGGTGAGTCAGTTCTAATTGATAAGCATGTAAAAACTGCTTATAATCAGTTCTTTGTTCTCCTTTAACTCCGTATAGTGGATCGTTAACAATATTATGTTTGATGAAATCCATGTGAACACGGATTTGGTGAGTTCTACCTGTTAATAACTCACATTTGATTAGTGCATACTTCTTATTTTGATCAAGTACGTAAATCTTTGTAATCGCGTTCTTAGGGTTTTTGGTGTTTTCAACCCCAAACTTTAAATCATGATCTTTTAGATAACCGATTGGTGCATCAATTACAGCTCTTAATTCATTAAACGGATAATGAACGATCGCTAAATAATAACGCTTCATTGTTCTTTTAGTTATCTGTTCTTGAATTTTTTCAAGCGCTTTAAAGTTCTTTGTAGCAACAATTAAACCCGTTGTATCTTTATCTAATCGGTGAGCCAAATAAACCTTTTGTTTATTGTTGTGATACATCAAACAATTCAATAAAGTATCAGGTTCATTATGAGTTGTTGGATGAGACAACATATTAGTTTCTTTATTAACAATAATTAGATCATCGTCTTCATAAACGATATCTAATTTTTTGTTAAAAGGTAAGATCTCATTACTTACTTTATTAAAGATACTTTCATCATATTCAAGTTCAACTACATCGCCAACTTTAAGAACAAAATTGTTCTTATTTACCAGTTTTTTATTAACTTTAACTAAATCATTAAGAATTAAAAATGATGTCTTATTCCTAGATAAATCTAGGTTATAAGTTAAGAAGATATCTAAACGAATTTTTTCGCTATCGTTATTAACAAAAGTATGTTTAGGCATTGTTTTCTACTTGTTTACACTTCTTAGTGTAATAGCACTTTTCATTGAAACGTGAACAAGCTAGAAAACTAACTTGTTTGTCGTCAACTTTTTTAATCATTTCATTTTTACAGATTAGACAGTTTTCTTCGTTTTCTACAGAGATTGGTTTAGCATTATTAATTAGATCAATGTATTCACACTGTTCATTTGAACAAATCACTTCTTTTTCATGAATCATCATTTTATGATCACAAAAAACACATTTGTGATCATCTCATTGATTTCATTTACTGCGTTCTTGTTCAGGAACGCTCTTTCAGCCATGAAGTTGTTTGTTAGTTGTTGAACTTGACTTCTTATATTTATTCTTTAAATCCATGAAGACATCTACAACAAACATGACAAAGATTAAAACAAACCCTGTAACAATACAGATATCAGAGAAGTTAAAAATTGCTGATGATTTAAAGAATTGGAAATAGTCTAAAACTGAATTGTTTTCAACCATTCCATTACTTAAAGTAATTGGAATTGATCGATCAATCACATTTCCCAACCCACCAAATGTGATTAAGGGTAACAATCCAATTAAGGCTTTATTTTTGGAAAAAATAAAGGTAATCAAAAAGATGATTGTTAATAAGATCTGTAACAAATAAGGTACAACAGGATTTTGATTAAATAAAGAAAACCCAACACCTGAATTGGTAATCACATTAATCGTGATAAACCCATTAGATGAAGTATATCCAATCCCCAGTTTTAAGAAATAATCCCTTAAAACAAAAACAATTAATAAGATAACAAATCCCATTAGTACTAGAATGGGATATTTGATCTTGATTAGTTGTTTGGTATTTGCAGCCTTGAACTGTCTAATTAGTGTATCTTTAGTTTTACTAAGATATCTTTTAAAAGTATACATGGCAAGATTTTAAAATATTTTGATTTTAAAATATATAATTACCTTTTTTATAAATGTTAAAATATTATCAATATTATGTGAGATAGAGCTATCTTTAGAGCAGTTTTGTCTCTAATGATGGTGATGATATAAATGAAAAAAAATATTAAAAGACAAATCAGAATCGCTGCAATAGTTGCCACTGGAGTTGATGATTTAGAATTGATCATTCCAACAGATCTATGAAGAAGAGCTAGATTTATTGTTGACTACATTTCAATTGAAAAAAAGAATAGTGTTACTTTAGCACAAGGAACATCAATTAAGTGTGGATTGACAATTGATAAGTCTAACTTAATGCAATACAATGCGATTTATCTACCAGGAGGGTTAGGTTGTAAACGTTTTGGTGATGACCAA
The Mycoplasma tullyi genome window above contains:
- a CDS encoding P68 family surface lipoprotein, with translation MRKRNKFYMYSIAALSSLGIFLSSCTGAARTAPKGEFDDKVVIQTAQNRFYPLMAAFSQLVDLYNKEHANTPGFLPVELQQSEKTNASRELQLTNNVVGSIRSNSPLVPNIILADLNAAYEINRYNRLLDLSNSPIINANYFDSDLYNNYNKVTGSDQNGNKVYAIPFNLTTTDGLVFNKPVMSLIFDMVEKGGGTVDKTSATYKELHLDNYMTKLANKKWSDLMVKSADVYKDLSVNDKTFSNLESMFEFSKKFTDGLQLKSNPTVTGQQNDLKIFMIDYGSTIYQKYLWAKLGNSKESWLWNLKLDGNQFDLDFSNIRTPEKQKIIGDTYDFYKNNYTSLNLNDKQLLKSIYFATNRGNDWAGSNIRDFDTAFGIAPQVAWNRTVVSPYVINRYRDDANKPVTQQDINNALAKFPAENEVLWKTQVTKFDQNNLNKNTFWIGGSSLIGISTSQRRDEQTRKFLEWLFNNDTKINVPDSPLYNQSINQILNTVSSYVLTSKQALSTQTEQTLKDNIAKEQAEVDKIKDKPTVENYNNKDWSTIYLNKASLATLQDWLTFKSELTKDRTNNSIVSINTNDKANGILSIIDGAISGITASEQPSNLTRENLLKQINDALGPNN
- a CDS encoding dUTP diphosphatase, which gives rise to MITIKYTIENEGNYTLKKAYDGDGGYDIQIPNDLTIESLETKIIDTGVIFELPHNIHAQFMVRSSVAKKGIILANTIIDSNYRGHTFLIITNASKTTQHFSAGDRIASVMFIDTRTIDANIKLDKVLPDEINKITSRSDKAFGSSGK
- the tsaB gene encoding tRNA (adenosine(37)-N6)-threonylcarbamoyltransferase complex dimerization subunit type 1 TsaB; protein product: MLKKYSLFIDTCLDKINLAIFDSEKEEIYYYTSIEIHKNLVDIVISKIEDFLAEHKIKTKSIRKLYVTLGPGSFSGVRVGTNIAKTWKTVDPSLEVYTISNLKIQVPYGEGISCIDAKSNKQYVSIYRGNVGTIKIVDDEEYENLCKKNNDLSLFKNFTNVDIFENLINNINNFELTELENIKPIYLKDPL
- a CDS encoding RluA family pseudouridine synthase, coding for MPKHTFVNNDSEKIRLDIFLTYNLDLSRNKTSFLILNDLVKVNKKLVNKNNFVLKVGDVVELEYDESIFNKVSNEILPFNKKLDIVYEDDDLIIVNKETNMLSHPTTHNEPDTLLNCLMYHNNKQKVYLAHRLDKDTTGLIVATKNFKALEKIQEQITKRTMKRYYLAIVHYPFNELRAVIDAPIGYLKDHDLKFGVENTKNPKNAITKIYVLDQNKKYALIKCELLTGRTHQIRVHMDFIKHNIVNDPLYGVKGEQRTDYKQFLHAYQLELTHPTTNVPLFFEVKPDEVFMKKLFDVHLDLNQELKGLFDN
- a CDS encoding signal peptidase II, which codes for MYTFKRYLSKTKDTLIRQFKAANTKQLIKIKYPILVLMGFVILLIVFVLRDYFLKLGIGYTSSNGFITINVITNSGVGFSLFNQNPVVPYLLQILLTIIFLITFIFSKNKALIGLLPLITFGGLGNVIDRSIPITLSNGMVENNSVLDYFQFFKSSAIFNFSDICIVTGFVLIFVMFVVDVFMDLKNKYKKSSSTTNKQLHGWKSVPEQERSKWNQWDDHKCVFCDHKMMIHEKEVICSNEQCEYIDLINNAKPISVENEENCLICKNEMIKKVDDKQVSFLACSRFNEKCYYTKKCKQVENNA